In Embleya scabrispora, the DNA window TGAACACGTCGACCGGGATCAACCGGCCGTACCGGATCAGCGGGATCAGCGTCGGCCACGTGGCCGCCACCGGCGCCGTGGTGAAGCGCAGCGTGACATTGCGGATCAGCAGCAGCGGCACGGCGATCGGAAACGCGAAGTTCGCGTCCACCCCCACCACCGAAACGGTGCCCGAACTGCGCACCGAAGCGATCGCCGCGCTCAGCGTCGCGTCCTGCCCGACCGCCTCGATCACCGCGTCCGCCCCGAGCCCGCCGGTGGCCGCCCGCACCTGCTCGGCCAGGTCGCCCCGGGTCGCGTCGATCGGCTCCGCGCCGAGGCGTTCGGCCATCGCGAGTCGCTCGGGCACCCGGTCCGCGGCCAGGATCCGCCCCGCGCCGAGCACCTGGGCCGCCTGCAGCGCGTACAGCCCCACCGGACCGAGCCCGATCACCAGCACCGTGGCGCCCGGCGAGATGTCGGCCCGGGTCGCCGCCGTCCAGCCGGTCGGCAGCGCGTCGGTGAGCAGCACCGCGTGGTCCACCGAGACGTCCTCGGGCACCGGC includes these proteins:
- a CDS encoding zinc-binding dehydrogenase gives rise to the protein MRAVVVNGTRDVSVEKVADPVLAGPDGAIVQVTASALCGSDLHFYEGEFPAVGLRPGHEVVGTVVEVGADVGRIAVGDRVLVSPVIGCGRCAGCRAGNPIDCVGGGVRVLGGDVGLPGGHAEAVAVPAADAWLLPVPEDVSVDHAVLLTDALPTGWTAATRADISPGATVLVIGLGPVGLYALQAAQVLGAGRILAADRVPERLAMAERLGAEPIDATRGDLAEQVRAATGGLGADAVIEAVGQDATLSAAIASVRSSGTVSVVGVDANFAFPIAVPLLLIRNVTLRFTTAPVAATWPTLIPLIRYGRLIPVDVFTHRMPLSEAAAGYRTFADRTDGCLKVLFDPTR